The Anopheles coluzzii chromosome 2, AcolN3, whole genome shotgun sequence genome window below encodes:
- the LOC120953528 gene encoding uncharacterized protein LOC120953528: MGCSEIMRNLGDLVMNNKLVTFLSVALFAFVITVIALAVSNNNNASDLEECQARLAEFLSSTTTTIVTPETTTTVAPTPEMTTQAPSAPPSS, translated from the exons ATGGGCTGCAGTGAAATCATGCGTAATCTCGGTG ACCTTGTAATGAACAATAAACTGGTCACCTTCCTGAGTGTGGCCTTGTTCGCATTCGTGATCACTGTGATAGCACTAGCGGTGTCGAACAATAATAATGCGAGCGATCTGGAGGAATGCCAGGCAAGGCTGGCAGAGTTTTTGTCTTCCACGACAACAACGATTGTGACACCTGAAACTACTACAACGGTTGCACCAACTCCTGAAATGACCACACAAGCTCCCTCGGCCCCGCCTAGCTCGTAA
- the LOC120952816 gene encoding uncharacterized protein LOC120952816 yields the protein MGRKVSGTTSVSLLFVVLACCPLPVTRGEMRKSWQAKSVDVQAQLLKAARLEDPPNAKPPEPSELETRSAVQEAATGQTGPVLSPADSVQVAEELKVKPAPVFSSRVRTRYGTVVGSPAVPDRAVEAVEVVATPAPQAADEVRAVPLVLEHSPDDIQIDDATVQDDEDDDDDDDEEDEDDPLGWNADKAKQYDLIENILEEVEGRVAGEGRDEATDELAGSGAKKPTERVKQYTFPPVLNMTIDEPNNIVKVKLNQDIVRDMLNTGREAGGGIGGKKMLRYVLPLFILPFLIQSAVIPFMLTAVKLFLLKSLMAGKLAIFLLLLGAFKNFTKKDRDVYVKDLPDRRYEPSSEGFAYLAEGRPSGWVN from the exons ATGGGACGGAAGGTTTCTGGCACCACCAGTGTGTCACTACTGTTCGTGGTGTTAGCCTGCTGCCCGCTACCGGTCACGCGGGGCGAGATGCGCAAATCGTGGCAGGCGAAAAGTGTCGACGTGCAGGCGCAGCTGCTGAAAGCGGCCCGTCTTGAAGATCCCCCAAATGCGAAGCCTCCGGAACCGAGCGAACTGGAAACGCGGTCAGCAGTGCAGGAAGCGGCGACCGGCCAGACCGGTCCAGTGCTTAGCCCCGCCGACAGTGTACAAGTGGCGGAAGAGCTTAAGGTTAAGCCTGCGCCAGTGTTCAGCAGTCGTGTGCGGACCAGGTACGGTACCGTTGTTGGATCGCCTGCCGTTCCGGATCGGGCGGTCGAGGCTGTTGAGGTGGTAGCGACACCAGCACCACAGGCAGCTGATGAAGTGCGTGCCGTTCCACTGGTTTTGGAGCACAGCCCGGACGACATACAGATCGACGACGCGACCGTGCAGGATgatgaagacgacgacgacgacgacgacgaggaggatgaAGATGATCCGCTCGGGTGGAATGCAGACAAGGCGAAGCAGTACGATCTGATCGAAAACATCCTGGAGGAGGTGGAGGGCCGTGTAGCTGGGGAAGGGCGCGACGAAGCGACGGATGAGCTTGCGGGCTCCGGTGCGAAAAAGCCAACCGAGCGCGTCAAGCAGTACACGTTCCCGCCGGTACTGAACATGACCATCGACGAGCCGAACAACATTGTCAAGGTGAAGCTAAACCAGGACATTGTGCGAGACATGCTAAACACGG GACGTGAGGCGGGCGGCGGCATCGGGGGCAAGAAGATGCTTCGCTACGTGCTGCCACTGTTCATACTGCCCTTCCTGATCCAGTCCGCCGTGATACCGTTCATGCTGACGGCGGTCAAGCTGTTCCTGCTCAAGTCGCTGATGGCGGGCAAGCTGGCcatcttcctgctgctgctcggggCGTTCAAAAACTTTACCAAAAAGGACCGGGACGTGTACGTGAAGGATCTGCCCGACCGGCGGTACGAACCGTCGAGCGAAGGGTTCGCCTATCTGGCCGAGGGGCGGCCGAGCGGCTGGGTGAATTAG
- the LOC120950731 gene encoding uncharacterized protein LOC120950731: MARRCAFLLLTVTLLAPMRCETRKYFHSRYSSSSSGSSSSSSNLHRSSITDGYDSTSSRASSSAAYIKTIPLRLLNCLQHVSLLDCGKLYLLQNMEARAYRFPNTGNLTHDVQDVLLPSYRSADNRLFAERLLALNGSDVNERLARGLRLLFNERLIDLQLVPGVAVRLTPSDTNELEFSVRKGITATGDGGAPDGAVGRDKAKKGVRTVLQLAVPLVLLPSMLLAGVLPMVLPVLKFATIFSSIVNHAALAAAIMYLARQHAAEQESKQTVYFNAGYN; encoded by the coding sequence ATGGCAAGACGGTGCGCTTTTCTGCTGCTAACCGTAACGCTGTTGGCGCCAATGCGCTGCGAAACGCGCAAATACTTCCACAGTCGTTATTCGAGCAGCAgtagtggcagcagcagcagcagcagtaacttGCACCGATCGAGCATCACCGATGGGTACGACAGCACCAGCTCCAGAGCGAGCAGCAGTGCCGCGTACATCAAAACGATCCCGTTGCGACTGCTAAACTGCCTTCAGCACGTGTCGCTCCTGGACTGTGGCAAGCTGTACCTTCTGCAGAACATGGAAGCGCGCGCCTACCGCTTCCCAAACACCGGCAACCTCACGCACGACGTGCAGGACGTGCTGCTGCCCAGCTACCGGAGCGCGGACAATCGGCTCTTCGCCGAGCGGCTGCTAGCGCTGAACGGCAGTGACGTCAACGAGCGGCTGGCGCGCGGTTTGCGCCTACTCTTCAACGAGCGCCTCATCGATCTGCAGCTGGTGCCGGGTGTGGCCGTACGCCTTACCCCGAGCGACACCAACGAGCTAGAGTTTTCCGTCCGCAAGGGCATCACGGCGACCGGCGACGGCGGTGCTCCGGACGGTGCGGTCGGCCGCGACAAGGCCAAGAAGGGCGTCCGGACGGTGCTGCAGCTGGCCGTGCCGCTCGTGCTGCTGCCCTCGATGCTGCTGGCCGGCGTGCTGCCGATGGTGCTGCCCGTCCTCAAGTTTGCCACCATCTTCTCGAGCATCGTCAACCATGCGGCGCTGGCCGCGGCCATCATGTACCTGGCGCGGCAGCACGCCGCCGAGCAGGAAAGCAAGCAGACGGTCTACTTTAACGCCGGCTACAACTAG
- the LOC120950730 gene encoding acyl-CoA Delta-9 desaturase, with the protein MAPNVLGNTILLAEACIEQEDNNNNASIGTQQYKSKSFLNVAPKPAPMTEELKPKDATKAAIASRERRYHHVYVWRNIIAFIYLHLGFLYGSYLLVTSAKWSTFFFALALGSCGALGITAGAHRLWSHRAYKAKWPLRLFLMLAQTLAFQNSVYEWVRDHRVHHKFTDTDADPHNATRGFFFSHIGWLMVKKHPDVKARGRAVDMSDLEQDGIVMFQKRYYALLMPLFCFILPTFLAYYYLDETFSNAWYVVAIFRYVLSLNATWLVNSAAHIWGTKPYDRNISPTNNTFVAIAAYGEGWHNYHHVFPWDYKTSELGTYSTNFTTAAIDFFARIGWAYDLKSVSDELIRKRVLRTGDGTHQYNEQELQARMVDYVNQLDHESEQAVWGWDDKDMNEQDRQDATVRNKAD; encoded by the exons atggcaCCGAACGTGCTCGGCAACACGATACTGCTGGCGGAGGCCTGCATTGAGCAGgaggacaacaacaacaacgcatcGATTGGCACGCAACAGTACAAGAGCAAATCCTTCCTGAACGTAGCGCCGAAACCGGCGCCAATGACAGAGGAGCTTAAG CCAAAAGATGCCACGAAAGCTGCGATAGCGAGTAGAGAGCGCCGGTATCACCACGTGTACGTGTGGCGTAACATCATTGCGTTCATCTATCTGCATCTGGGCTTTCTGTACGGCAGCTACCTGCTGGTCACGTCGGCGAAATGGAGCACATTTTTCTTTG CACTCGCGCTGGGCTCGTGCGGTGCGCTCGGCATCACGGCCGGCGCCCACCGGCTCTGGTCGCACCGGGCGTACAAGGCGAAATGGCCGCTCCGCCTGTTCCTGATGCTAGCGCAGACGCTAGCGTTCCAGAACAGCGTGTACGAGTGGGTGCGGGACCATCGCGTCCACCACAAGTTCACCGATACCGATGCGGACCCGCACAATGCGACCCGCGGCTTCTTCTTCTCGCACATCGGCTGGCTGATGGTGAAGAAGCATCCGGACGTGAAGGCGCGCGGCCGGGCCGTCGACATGAGCGACCTCGAGCAGGACGGGATCGTGATGTTCCAGAAGCGCTACTACGCCCTGCTGATGCCGCTGTTCTGCTTCATCCTGCCGACCTTCCTTGCCTACTACTATCTGGACGAGACGTTCTCGAACGCCTGGTACGTGGTGGCCATCTTCCGGTACGTCCTGTCGCTGAACGCAACCTGGCTGGTGAACAGTGCGGCCCACATCTGGGGCACGAAGCCGTACGATCG CAACATTTCGCCGACCAACAACACGTTCGTGGCGATCGCGGCGTACGGCGAGGGCTGGCACAACTATCACCACGTGTTCCCGTGGGACTACAAAACGTCCGAGCTGGGCACGTACAGCACGAACTTTACGACGGCGGCGATCGACTTTTTCGCCCGCATCGGCTGGGCGTACGATCTGAAGTCCGTGTCGGACGAGCTGATACGCAAGCGCGTGCTGCGCACCGGCGACGGTACGCACCAGTACAACGAGCAGGAGCTGCAGGCGCGCATGGTCGACTACGTCAACCAGCTCGATCACGAGTCGGAGCAGGCGGTGTGGGGCTGGGACGATAAGGACATGAACGAGCAGGACCGCCAGGATGCCACCGTCAGAAATAAGGCCGATTAG
- the LOC120952817 gene encoding protein apnoia, whose protein sequence is MASFYRTFLVGALALCAVFCLASAAEAGAATDSSFDADIAEGRTFGHHFLKRISFAMIPAAFVVGVITTLLSALTVVSMKGLGVGVILLVLTISQVIARSFPAPLPPPVPVAYSAPAPAPIPLVYKDW, encoded by the exons ATGGCCTCCTTCTACCGTACGTTCCTGGTCGGTGCGCTCGCGCTGTGTGCAGTGTTCTGTTTGGCCAGTGCCGCTGAAGCCGGTGCCGCTACCGATAGCAGTTTCGATGCCGATATCGCGG AGGGACGCACATTTGGCCACCACTTCCTGAAGCGCATCAGCTTCGCCATGATACCGGCCGCGTTCGTCGTCGGCGTCATCACCACGCTCCTGTCCGCCCTGACCGTCGTCTCGATGAAGGGTTTGGGTGTCGGT GTGATTCTTCTGGTGCTTACCATCTCGCAAGTCATTGCCAGAAGCTTCCCGGCCCCACTGCCACCCCCAGTGCCGGTTGCCTACAGTGCACCCGCCCCGGCACCGATACCGCTCGTGTACAAGGACTGGTGA